The genomic stretch atattaaaattcaatgctatattctcaaatatacacataaccacaattatcacataatcacatatttcaccaagttatgcatccaaacatcaccaaattcaattaccatatctcgaacacacatcacaatcacataaatacatacattcaattatcacataactctaatgtgactcaatgcaagacatgtgactctatgcatgcggtacctcaatgtgaacccaacatttcaccgctttccgattcaatatctagaatccaagccacgcttccgatccggacaagatcaaagccactaccacgcctacttccaattaaggatcaacgtgtgctatGTCTATTTCCAATTAAAGATCACCGTctactaccacgcctatttccaattaaggatcaacgtgtgctacatctaccacgcctatttccaattaaggatctacgtgtgctacatctaccacgcctatttccaattaaggatcaacgtgtgctaccatgtgaacccaccGTTTCACCGCTTTCATTATtaagccgaccatgccatgaatgaatgcacacatatcaacacatatgcaattaagatcatctctaccatcttaacattccacatatcaacataattcaactctatgaattatccaccaatggtacacatacacattcataacaatatatcatccacaaatataggctaattatcaaatacacACAATTAGATTTCATACcaatgaatacaacttttaaaatctcaatttttcatttttcaaacagtggtaaccggttagCGCTTGGTGAGTAACCGGTTAAAACAAAGCagagcaagtaaccggttaacgctcggtgagtaaccggttaacataaaaaagaaacaaattcctgcgcagattttcaagcaagtaaccggttaacgctcggtgggtaaccggttaacacaaaaacagaatcaatagatttttaagcaagtaacaGGTTAACACTCagtgggtaaccggttaacacaaaaacagaatcacagatttttaagcaagtaaccggttaacgctcggtgggtaaccggttaacgtaaaacagaatcagaattttctatatttttcatcgttggaggaccttcgaacctccgatttcgattccgtaaaaagctacacgttcagaaaattatgactcatacaatataacattaatttacagttttaacacaatccaatcaccacaaatcgagaatattcatcaatacctaacaattccaaaaccatgcaatttaaggatttcaacctacacatgtttctacccattgacccaatcatactaacccataataataaggattccccccttacctcttcaatttgatggaaaccctagcttctcttttgttcttccccttttctccttacttttcctcttctctttctctatttttgtcaaatgatcaaatgaatcatATTCTCCCTctcctcttactatttatattagtattctatttgggcttaaagcataatacatctaatttaattaataggcccaataaaacctaatatttaaatatctctatttaattcaaataatttaAACCAACCCAACATAcacactaagttaattaatataattatttaaatatatctcatatcaactaaataattaattaacacaccaaattaattaatataatcaattattatactacctaacaatCAATTAATTACTTAACGctccaaataaataaataaaatataataataataatataagaaacaatactaaaaattgggttgttacatatggcgcctgcatggccctccaagaggaggcgccaatgtGTGTGGCGCCTGCATGGCCCTCCAAGAGGAGGCGCCAGAGGCAATGGCGTCTGTGTGTGTTTGTGTGCAAGGCGCTAATTTTTGTggcgtgtgtgtgtgtgtgtgtgtgtgtgtgtgtgtcatgtgggtgccaattcaattggcgcctaCGTATTTTGTCCAATTCATCTTCCGTTTCTATAAATACCATCCCCTTGCATacaattattttcactcaaattcatcTCCTAGTCTAGTTCAACCattgattttaattttctttgtttcaacaatgtctgcatacattcagaaacgaaatgctgatgtaatattttctgccgttgcgactccgatacaggttcgactttggaacacagatacgtttgaacgtcttaatcggacgttgtacagttggttagagggagaaattggagagggtgaacggattagaagaatacaatggcttgtgtccacgttcaaccaaaacggagaagtgcgtgaatgagtggatattaaaaccgaccaagacgctcgtaggatgatgcagtacatgtttaaaattattttgatggttgtaatcgcatagtttttgtattctagttgttttaattgtttgtgttactttttatgaacaactgtcttttcgtcacagacgtctactatgaagtaaaattaattttccatatattgcaacagaggtactttgaaataaatttaagtTTCCATATATAGTAACAAAGGTACATTTGAATTTATCTGGTTATGCTCGTTCCAACACTAtgacagttattacgattgtgacctagttgacgacatgaactacatagtctaaccattttgttcgccgtatcgATTTCGGTTTGAATCTGGGTGCTgttagggcgaccctttttcttccttcgcataacttcgttgtgccacacgatgtccccttgatattctggccaataatcctcttttgccactaccgaaaaactaattttataaacatttgaaaggccgacgactttgtaaacttcagatagcaagtaggatggatcccttcgaacctttgagcatgccgcaatgATATGGGAGCAGGGGGTACAAAAGGCTTGGAACCTTCCACAGTCGCACTAACCTCTATCTAATTTGACTCTGTACTGTCTCattggcatgccctcattgtgatccatggactcggcaacactaaaccaacctttagttcagtcaaataccgtaaccacgtgtgtgtttgctttggcagcttcatgtctgatgaatttcattgaagcatcactgaatAACTGTCCAGATTACAACACGGAACTCCActttgagcgtctggtttcaaaaaaggcccctagcctgaaatatgtagcttgcaccaaagcgattattggtaggttacgaattcctttgaagacggagttcattgattccacaagatttgttgtcatgtggccccaacgttgtctgctgtcgtatgccctagtccacttctccaacggaatactatcgatccaccgaaccgcatcttcgttcgacaatcttatttcctcgcggtagtgtttgaaaaAAGGTTCTGttaatgcgtaacctgcattgacaaccttcttacgCAACATCTGATCTTTGATTTCCCGAATgaggattttgccagccattgtcaatgttattatatgcactaatgattgaggggtgtctatcagagatcaaacacaagtaaggctgaggtgcaacgtgcaatcggagatttcttaggaaaaaactccatccctcagtagtctccccttcaactagggcaaaggcgatcgaaaaaatattgttgttcccatcttgtgccactgccatcagtaacgttcctttgtattttccatacaaccatgtatcatcaatttgtataattggtttacagaaagaaaaacctatgatacacggttgatacgcccaaaatagacggtgaaatattctatttccaacagcacacgtaccatctggtgtatatgcgggcaatgtttccatcttgaAAATTTTCCCAAGAGCATAGTGTTTTAGAGCCAACGGGTATTTTGGAAGTTGCTTGTAAGattcctcccaattgccaaacactttttcaacagcttttgttctagctatccatgccttcccATATGATGGTGcgtactcgtactctgccctaatatgcgagattcCTTTAACGACGGATTATCGCCAATAACAGACAATATatcatcgcatattagctgagagcttaatttacgatgatcctgcattgggtttgtcagcatgcatgtgtgatctggacccattgatccaatctcccaagactcgctcctcttccggtacgaagctgatAACTTAAAAAGGAAGTGCTCATTCgaacaataaactttatacctcgatgcgtTAGTTCTGTCTACTCTGAAATCTGTTGCTAGTTGtatgtggaatttcttaatggcttttacacattcctcttttgtgcgaaatttgtctccttgtttcagagatccttgcatttgcacgtaaggattgtaccatacatctgccgaaggttcatctgaaaccaaatttaaccttgtcatgtgttggggtgggcaatatacatgacttgctggtattggctcctcttcctcttcagcgttcaccatcgaatcaaccatgatctcaggttcctcttcttcatcgtctggaacattcacctcagcttgttcgtcatcagtctcacaaaacactcgtgttgttgatgtggtaatatatagAACTCTATATTGTTGTAACCGGAATGTTCGTGACTGCCAAACATATgatgaacatcatcatcatctcgaatcttcttttgataaaattttacctggttttctgTAAAACAAActggatttttatagatgatctgacccacattattgcactgcaatttcttttctattctttgtttcagatgtgaaaaatttgatcgcCGATTTAGTATAAACGGAGTCACCTCTGTGCTTCGgaaacaaaaaccgaacaactgatgatcaaatatttcaccttcgaaATGTGCACTGTTCATataatgttgtgtggaagacattgtgttgaatggaattgaaattgaatgcattgctaagttgttcaaCTGCACAACATAAATAGTTGGTCATTGGTAAGTTGGTAAATGCATTGATAATTTGGTAATTGTTTgtacagacttgaccatgcatgcagttGAAGGAATCCAGCACGCAGAGAAAAGATTGAAACGAATACACAAGCGCCAGGGAATCAAAGAATCTTTGATGTCTGTGCCCTAAGATTCCAacctaggcgcccattccctaggcgccataaagtaactgAGGCGCCAAAGGCTTGGGCGCCCCTTCACAAAACAAGACAAAGACGCCACaaggaagggcgccccttccaaTTGCCTTAtactaaggcgccaagaggaagggcgcgtcttccttgcatgtgagaaatcacatgtaggcgccaaaCTCAAGGGCTCCTCTTCCCTTTCATGTGATTTCTTCACATGCGCCAAGAAGATTCCTCACATGCTCTTCCATGCTGAATTTTGTCATTCTTGTCTCCTCTTGCCtttccatgcaaccaatcacactctttttaggtttccaaacctactcactcattcatctataaatagtctctcatatcaacaatatcaaatcatcttcatcaatactcaagtATTTTCTTCTACCATATTTCTTTCATCTACCAAACTCAAGCTTTGCAAattcaaatcatgtctttgttgactatgggcgatgaacacaaAGGCACAATAGAGAATATATAggcatttgtatgttatctctctctcttttagttactatttctggattacttctaatacacatcttctttgtgttatacctttgtaatctctctctttttagtttctattttaGGATTACTTCTtatacatatcttctttgtgttatacctttgtaatctctctctttttagtttctattttaGGATTACTTCTTATACATATCTTTTTTGTGgtatacctttgtaatctctctctttttagtttctattttaGGATTACTTATTATAGATGTGTGTTTGTTGagtatgtatttcttcttctaattgtattttcttttttttttgttattaggatccaAAGCGGCTTAGatgccgtgtacatgaatatgtaccccacgatcctttaatagaaccatatattagaggatgtggatttagaaatctactaaacattgtttcgtactcggtggactacaagttcattttggatttgttggagaggtggagacccgagacccacacatttcacaTTCCGATTGGTGggtgtaccgtcacacttgaggacgtgtacatgttgttgggtcttTGTATAGACAGAAAGGCAGTGAATGGGcaagttaaccaagacaacaatatatgcaatgaattactgggtgcccctttgttagacgacgaaactgagggagacacatccggtcaagcaagggggcaaggtataaatttaaaatatcttaaacaatattatgccagtatagtattgtccgacgattcaaccgagtatgagaaaataataatagctcggtgttatattatgattttatttggtaactttttgtttccagaaagtacaggtaattttgtgaatataatgtatttacctttattacgcaacattaataaggtaaacacttatagttggggttcaactgtgttggcccatctatatagtgcaatgtgtagaactgcaaaaaagaatacatGTACTTTTTTTTTCATGTACTTATTTGCTTTAAGCTTGGGGGTGGTCTAGGATGccgtcgctcgccccgataaatgagcgcccATTCGTGTTCCCCTTTGCAACGAAGTAACTCTAgcactttaccattcaccatttagttaattatatttattatttaaattaacagtaaataatatttttcacttctttttattatcttaggtggtcagtaaggggaatgatctacaataggtgtccgaaacacgctattgcagtctatcgaaatctattggaccacattggacatgatgatgtaataatcctaccaaactatattttaatttaaaaattcttctcaaattattttccatctaaagatttggtattttttttccagtttgtttggaggccatatctgggtctgaatcatgatgtgaaccatgacgatgctgcagtttggacatCGAAGACACCGATTATCTGATTCACTACATTTaaaatgcaccaaagtgaccgggtcaaactgtAGTTAGGAATGCTACAACatattccagaatctcccacgtgtttggggatttggcatcaaaaaagggtcgatgcacagtgggattattctgactggagagactttgcaaaagacatgtgtcatcaatggaggaatcgacgacaacacatcttgaacgaaccagtcatccaaggtgcaagaccgactcaacaatatatggaATGGTTTAGGTTTGTGACAACTCagcaatttgtatctgagccgcaGTATTTTATGGATCCGCGCCAAtttgcttcgtcatcgtatgccccacaCCAATTCACCAaccaacaccaatgtgaacccactGAAACtcaacaaccaaccacacaacatcaaccaACCACATACACAAAACAACCACACACCTAACATCacaacccgttcatgccaaccacccaacaatAAACCATCCAACGTtgcaatccattcataccacccacccaaacacaaaaccaagaaccaaaccccgcaaccacaaccgtctatagctgtcataccccgattttggtcctgaaaatttttcattttttttcatttggcacttggcctaaagttcatttgcatcTAAGATCCATGGAACCTTAGTCCATTATTGCATTCAAATGTATCAATACATGAAAAAAAACTACAATTTTGCCatgttgaccaaagtcaactataTGACCATTGACACTTTCCAAGTCCTAATTCATGTTCATGTTCACTTTTAACCATGTTCATTATAAAGTCCATTTCtttattttgttcattttcattttagaCCCTATCCTTCTTCCACCTTCTAAACCATTTTTATCCTATACCATACATAAACCAATTCAATTTTAATATGTGTAATCGACCACTCAATTTCTCTTCAAACCATACAATGTTGTATTAAACCATTAACTCAAATTACAACATAGGTCATACATTCACTTTTCCATTTTTATTAACCTGTAACCATCAAGTTTCCAATTCAACCATACATacattcattttcaatttcataaacaaatatatCCAACAATTATGAGCATAATTATGAGCATTTCAATTCCATAAACCATAATACATTCACATTTCTATTCTAATTACATCCAATTATGAACCACAACCACATATGTGTCAACATAAACATTACAAAAAAAGTATCTGAAGTTACAAGATTGCATTCCAAGCATTCCAAGCATTTAATCCACAACATATAAAATTGAACCGAGGAACCGTTGGAATCAATCACCAAACCAATTATCCTGGACGAACCCCTCTTCTGCGGCCTTCTCGCGCCTTCTCTCGACCGCCTTAACTCCATAACAAAGCTACTCTCTACCAATGACACAAAGCCAACACTCACAACGTCATGATATGGATGCTTTCTCTGCAGCCATCATTGTCTACATAACCTTCTCTTTTATTCCTGCCTCATTAGATGTGTCAATTGTTAAGGAACATGAAGTGAAAGCTAAGCAATCCCCATACATTCAACCTGCAACACCTACTAACCTGCAGAGCTTAATAAACATAACAGTAAGAATAATTCCTCACAGTTGAACAAAAATTTCCAATTAATAAGAAATTCTGCACTAACAGTTCAAGTAAGACAATGTAATGAGACTTAACATTAACACTAGCTTATAACTGAactaatttaattattaatagCATAACACTAATTCACACAAATTTCATAATAATAGAATTCTATTAAACTAATTACTAACATAACAACATTTTTCCCAATTAACTCAGTAGGGATACAACCTAACTAGCTCCCAGTTTAAACAGCCAGCTAACATTTAACTGATTTCCACTTCAATTTCACTAACAACTGCCCGATTCGGTTAACCATCCCCAACTTTATAAATTCATCTCTCACCCTCATTCATGATTTTGATACGTGATTCCCTCTGAATTATCAAGCTCCGGTTTGGATCACATTGATGATTTAGATTATGACTTTAGGGATTTTAAGGATGCTTCACCTGAGACCACACACCCACCGAAACCATTTCAAAATGGTTAAATTTCTGAACTAACCATGGTGCTTAGAGACCCCGGTTAAAACTCAATGTGGCGCGATATCATCCTGCAATAACCGTTCATTTTCAAACCACCAAACACGTCCTTCACGTGCGACCATCTTAAACCAACCTTAACCTGCAAAATTTTCATAACAGAAAAACATGCATGTTGTACATAGCATAGCAGCAGCAAACAAACCAAGCAAAATTATGCTAATGTCTACACTAAACTGATAATCTAAGCTATGCTACTGAATTGGTGATCCAAGTAACCTACAGGCAGGCATTAACAGCATGGTCAAATCAGTTAACATTCACCTAGCAGCCTCACTTCATATCAAGTGTGCATTTTGATTAAGATCAAATTCATGTCATAACCATCATATTGCAGCCTATACATCCATAACAGGTGTGTATTTGCATAAAAGCTACTAGCAGAATTCTTCCAAATTCAATCCAACAATATCACAGGCAGTCAACAACAACGCTCAAGCACCAAAAGGTACTCTATGGGACGAAGTTCAAGATGGGATGCTTATTGAGAGAAGGCTAAATTAATGTGGCTTACCTTCTTAACAAGATAGTCAGCAAGTGTTGTTGCACCAGGAAAACCAGCAGGTAAAGACTTTTGTATTCTTTCCCGATTGAAAGTAATGTTCATTGCAAATTCTGCTGAGACTTCAAGCATTCCCAAAATAGCTCTAACACTGTCAAACACTGGTTCTTCGTCTTCCTACTTACAACAGAAAGCAACTTTCTATAATGAATCTCAAATAAATAGTGCTTAGACAAAACAAACGAATGCAATAACATAACATAAAACATGCACAGCCATAAAATATACTTTGATTATCTAACTACCTGCAAATCGCGATTGTAAGCATGTGGAAGTCCTTTGCACGCTGTTAGAAGAGTGACCAAACCCCCTATGACTCTGCCAGACTTACCACAAACAAGTTCCATTGGGTCTAGATTCTTTTTCTCAGGCATTATGCTGCTTCCTGTTGAAACAGAGTCGCTTGGAGTGATAAATCCAAATTCTTCTGAAGCCCACAATACCCATTCTTCACCCAATCGAGAAAGATGCACTGCTGTGATGGCATTAGCAGAAAGAAACTCCAGTAGAAAATCTCGGTCAGAAACTGCATCAATACTATTCAATATAACAATATAGTCAGTTATTTAGGTAAAAAGGTTGCATTTGAACATTCACATAGTTAACATTAATCATATGTCAAGTACAACTAAATGGATTGATTTCAAGCAAGTAAAAAGTAAGATACCTATTCCTCATCGGAGCTGTAAATCCCAATGCATCTGATGTCATGAACCGGTCAATGGGGAGCCATGTACCGGCCAGTGCACAAGCCCCTAAAGGACTGAATTTCATCCTAGCTCTACAATCAATCAAACGACCAGCATCACGTTCAATCTGCAATAGCAAAAAGGATCGATAAAAACAAATGAGCTAAAGAACTATTCCCCAAATCCAAACTGCTTACTCCACAAATGAATAAATGAACCAGAAAGTATGAACCTTTTTACAACAAGTCAacaatgatgttaggatttgaCTCTAACCTACGCAATTAACTTTACAAGCTTTTGTCCCAATGGAGTGGTCGCTGCTACCAATGAAGAAATTCACTTGAAACAATTTTTGTTACAACGTAAAGATAAGAGATTCCTACTCCATCAATGGTAATATTATGTTGCCTTTCAGCATTTTGGAAAGTATGGATTAATATCTTCATCTGAAATGTTAAGCTGCaagtatcaacaacaacaaatcaAACACGATCCCATTCCATTAGTTCAGCAACACACCTTCCATTTTTTTTCAAATGTGTAGCGgaaattcactgcagtaaaaaatACATCAACTCGGTAAGACGGTAAAAGTTAACAAACAACCCAAAACGGAATTGAGACAAAGTTAGAAGAAGAAAGTGTAGGTTTGTATTACCGTTTCCGAATTAACGTCAAATAAGGCAGACCAAAATCTGAGCGCCTTAAAGTACTTCCAGGAGATGCCCTTTTGGATCTCCATAAGCTAGCTCAGAACCCTAAGTTGTTGAGTATAAAAAGGAGCAAAGCGAATACTGTAGGGAGAGGCAAAAACCACGACGAAAACCCTAAATCTTGGAGGCGAAAGAAACCCTAAACTTTTCCAAACTAAAAAACCTAATCTTGGAGACGACGAAAAATCCAGAAGAGGAGAGGGAGCTGTAGCAAAAAACCAACATTCTCCACCGAAAAGCTGTCGTGGGAGTTCTTGGAAACCACCGCCGAAGGTGAGCATTATTATTTGATTTTCTTTGAGAGCCATGGATTTGTGCATTTTAGGGTGAGAGTAGGGTATTGTGAGGTAGGTGCAAAAGTTTGAGGAGATGAGCGATTGAGAGACGACGAGAGATTAAGAGTTGGAAAGGTGTTTGCTTTAGGAGAGATTGAGAGAGGAAGAGGTTTGTCTTCGTGAGGAAGACGAACGGATCCTTTGGATTTGTTTCATGTTCCCagttcattttctttttatttattttaagagCATTTAAAATCTCTTTAAAAAATTAAATGACCgtttaatttttttttgcaattttcCATTAACTATTGTCTGCTGGAGTTAATGGTACTAATGTATGGTTATCTcaacccaacagccaggcggctagggttaCGTTTTATATTCCTCCATAATTTTAATTAGTGGTCCATTAACAGTAGCCCatctcattttaattcatttgtatTCTAAACTACCTTTAGCTATCCCTGTTCATATATTCAAGTTATCATTAAAATAATAGATGACCATAAGTGTCCTAGTGGAGAGAGAGCAGTTTCACTTTCTTTAGTGGGATGGGTTTGATACTTGGGAGTAGCATATCtccatatttttatttttatgcttactatttcatttaaatttttataatttcttgctatttattttacttttatatttttatcaatttaatttAATTGTTATTTAGTTGTTTAGATTTTTAAATGTTTACCTTTTAGATTTAATTAATGGTTGACTTTCCGATATTGGGTTTTATTCGGTTAGTCGATTTTTGCGTGTTAGttaatttaattaggttattGGTTTCCATGTTCATACCTTTACACATATAAATAATCACTTTCAAATTCACTAAATTTTTCAATTTAAATTTCACTAACTTTCCATAGTTTCGACATTTAATTTCATTTCCTCCCATTAGAATCTAGCATTCGGGTGGGAATTcgatcatatatatatatatatatatatatatatatatatatataattaattaattcgatatatatatatatatatatatatatataaaattgtaaaattaattttatccctataattttattttatttttaaactatcTTTACAACCCGATTAAATTCCCTTTTTTAAAAACCTGAAAGAAGAGGACCATCTGAATCTTGCATtccggtgggaaccctcgaatAATCAGTCCTGAGCCCCTTGTTTTGGATTAACCGTTTATTCCTCCCTTTCATTCTTAAAACGCTTGATAATTAACTTTGACAAAATAAGggccgttgggatcaagcattctggcgtaaccctttgaacatttgattcttatcaagtgtttgttgtccattaaataattttcttaaataattcgaatgaaaaaggaccattggaatctagcattccagtggaaccccgagtgattgatcccga from Lathyrus oleraceus cultivar Zhongwan6 chromosome 7, CAAS_Psat_ZW6_1.0, whole genome shotgun sequence encodes the following:
- the LOC127101706 gene encoding argininosuccinate lyase, chloroplastic, whose protein sequence is MCVLFGAQDVLDLVNDDYIPVALPENATDVQRNDQLDLRKKDQKALFYIHQCVDVNMFDKIAYSMMEKTAWDTLVWCYGDDASVKKVFGSVCYKHVLDTKRKKLDDKSRVMLLVGYHSTDSDGDSESGGDLDSRNIPYSEGGHASEGGTSEIERDAGRLIDCRARMKFSPLGACALAGTWLPIDRFMTSDALGFTAPMRNSIDAVSDRDFLLEFLSANAITAVHLSRLGEEWVLWASEEFGFITPSDSVSTGSSIMPEKKNLDPMELVCGKSGRVIGGLVTLLTACKGLPHAYNRDLQEDEEPVFDSVRAILGMLEVSAEFAMNITFNRERIQKSLPAGFPGATTLADYLVKKVKVGLRWSHVKDVFGGLKMNGYCRMISRHIEF